The genomic segment ACGGGTTCGGTGGTGAACCCCACGTCATGGACGTCCAATCCCAGAGGATGGCCTAGTCCGTGCATGAAATAGCGTTTGAACGCCGGCTGTTCGGGCGATTGTTTACGGATGTCGGAGGCGGTGATGAGGCCGAGGTCGAGGAGTTCCTTTTCCATGTGTTGTTCAGCGTTTTTTTGCCATTCCTTGATTTTTCGGCCGGGGCGCAGGTCATCGATCGCGGTGCGCAGCACTCGGAGGACAGCGCGATAGACCTTTTTCTGGCGCGGGGTGAAACGGCCGGAGACTGGGATGGTGCGGGTCATGTCGGCGTTGTAATTCGCGTAGCACGCGCCGACGTCGAGCAGGAGCAATTCGCCTTTCCGGCAGGGGGCGGAATTGTCGTTGTAGTGCAGCGCGCAGGCGTTGGCGCCCGTGGCGATGATGGGGTTGTAGGCGAAGCCTGCCCGGTTTCGAATGAACTCGTGGGCGAATTCCGCTTCCACCTCAAATTCCATGACGCCAGGGCGGGTGAACTTGAGCACGCGAAGAACGGCGGCACGGGTGACATCGCACGCTCTTTGCAAGAGAGCCATTTCGGCCGCGGATTTTTCGATGCGCAAGGCATGCATCAAACGGGCGAGCCGCAGGTATTGATGGAGGGGGTGGCGTCGTCGGCACTCGTCGATGAAGCGGGCATCGCGGGATTGGACTTCGACGACGGCGCGGCGGTGCTCGTTGCTGTTGAGATAGACGCCTTCGGCCTCGCACATCAGGCGATGGAGGAGGGAGGGAAAGGCGGAAAGCCACTGGATGTTGCGGATGCCGGTCGCCTTGCGGGCATCCTCCCGGGTGAGTTTACGGCCTTCCCAGAGTTGCACCTGCGGGGTCGGTTCGCGCAAGAAGAGGATTTCACGCTGCGTGGGATCGTCGGCGTCGGGGAAGAGCAGGAGGATGGATTCCTCTTGATCGACTCCGGACAGGTAGAACAGGTCGGAACTCTGTTTCAGGGGCAGGGTGCCGTCGGCGTTGGTGGGGAGGATGTCGTTGGAGTGCACCACCGCGAGGCTTCGGGGGGACATGAGGGCGGCCAGCCGCCGCCGGTTTTGGACGAAAAGCTGGGGGTCGATTGGATCGTAGCGCATGGAAGGAGTGATCGTTGTCGGTTTGGAGAGGGAATTCAATCCCGGTGCATCAGCAAAAAATAGGCTCGCTTGCATCCGGGGCCGGGATAGCTTCCGGCATCCCTATGAAACCCATTTCATTCCAGTCCCGGTTCCGGCCTGGATCTGGTTTTACCCTCATCGAACTCCTGGTGGTGATCGCGATCATCGCCATTTTGGCGGGCATGCTGCTGCCTGCCCTGTCGAAGGCGAAGACCAAAGCCCATTCGATCAAGTGTGCCGGCAATCTGAAACAGATCGGGCTGGCGAACTACATGTATTTCTCGGACACCGGAAAGCCCGTGAATTATGACAATTGGCCGGACCTCTGGATGCTGCGTCTTCGCAGTCATTACGCCGCCATCGACCAAGTGAGGTATTGTCCCACCGCTCCCGAGCGAACCGACGCCCAGTTGCGTCGGGACCGTGGGGCGAGCGGGACGGCGGTCAGGGCATGGCTGGTGGATGGGGGACGCACCAATTACCAGGGCAGCTATGCCATCAACGGTTATCTTTATACGGACAGCCCCTATGGGGAGAAGAAAGACATGTTCCGGAATGAGAGCGACATCCAGCAGCCGTCGAAGACCCCTTATTTCGCGGACTCGATTTGGGTGGATGCCTGGCCGACGATGAGCGGACCTCCGGCGCGGAATTTGTTCACGGGCGATGATTTTGCCGAAGGGGGGATTTCCCGCATGGCGATTCCTCGTCACGCGTTTCCAGCGAGCCAGGCTCCGAAGAACTTTGACCGCAAGAACAAGCTTCCCGGCTCGATTAATCTGTCCTTCGCAGACAATCACGTTGAGACGGTGCCTTTGGAGAATCTGTGGAATCTCTACTGGCACAAGAATTGGGAACCGCCCGCGAAACGCCCCGGACGTTGAAATCCGATTCCTTTGATTTCGAGGATTCCACGATGAAGCGCCGTCAATTTCTTGGCGCTGCCGTCGGTGGAGCGGCCGCGCTTGGTTCCGACCTTTCGGGGCTTGCGCAAGGCGCTGTTGCGCCTGTTGCGAGACGCATTCCCATTGGGTTTCTCGGAGCCGTGCATAGTCACGGTTTGCCAAAACTCCGGCTGGCTTCAAAATCGCCTGACTGGGAGGTGGTGGGCGTGGCGGAGCAGGATGCGGCGACGCGGATGGCGTGCGAGAAGCTCGGCGTCCCGCTCCTGAACCAGGCGGAAGTGATCGAACGTTCGGAAGTCATCACGGTGGAGTCCGCGGTGCCCGATCATGCCCGGCACGCTTTGCTGGCCTTGAAGGCGGGCAGGCATGTGCATGTCGAGAAGCCTCCGGCGGAGACCTTGGAGGAGATGCGCGAGATGATTCGGCTCGCCCAGCAGGCCAGGCGGGTATTCCAGCCCGGCTATATGTGGCGGAACAATCCGGCCTTTCAAAAGATTTTTGAAGCGGCGCGCGCGGGCTGGCTGGGTTCCATTTATTCCATTCGAGCCCACATGAGCAACGCGGCCTCGCCGGGTCAGCGGCGGGAATGGGGCCAGTTCAAGGGCGGTTCGATGTTTGAGCTCGGTGTGCACATGCTGGATCCCATCGCGCGCCTCCTGGGGAAGCCCGTCAAGGTCACACCCTTCCTGCGGACGGATCACCCGGTTCAGGACGCGTTTCGCGACAACAATGTCGCGGTGCTTGAGTTTGAGCGAGGGGTGGCGGTCCTGTTGAACAACTCCTTGCAATCATCAAGATTACCCGTCCGATCTTTCGAGGTGCTGGGCACTGGGGGTTCGGCTTCGATCCGGCCCATCGAGCCGCCGGTGCTGGAAATCGACTTGGCGCAGGCTGCAGGCCCGTATCAGGCGGGGCCGCAATCGGTGCCCCTTCCGCGTTACGAGCGTTACGTCGATGACTTGGCGGAACTGGCCCGCGCCGTGCGGGGCGAGCGGCCTTTGGGCGTGACCCTTGAGGAGGAATCGCTCGTCCAGGAGGTCATCCTCATGGCGTGCGGGATGGCGACCTAGCCGCGCTGGCAAGCCGTTTTCAGGTGGAGGTTGCCCGAAGTTTCTGAGCTTCATGTCCGCACTCAAGCATATCGAACTGAGGCTGCGCACCGTGGATCAGTTGTTCAACACGATGGATCCCTCGCCGTTTCATGAGCGGGATTTAGACGATGACGCGGCGGATTTCATCCTGAGCTGGGCACAGGAGTTTCCGCGGCATGAGCCGGTGGATTTGATTGTGCATTTGGAGGAAGCGCCGAAAGAAGCCGGAACGAGGTCCACCTTGGGGGATGCGGTGCATCATTATTTCGCGTATCGCGCGAATCTGAACGATCTGGAGTTCAAACGATTGTTGAAACACGGCCGCATGAGTTTGATGGTGGGTTTGTTCTTCCTGGTCTCGTGCTTCGCCGGGATTGAGTTCGCCTCCGCTTGGG from the Verrucomicrobiota bacterium genome contains:
- a CDS encoding M24 family metallopeptidase codes for the protein MRYDPIDPQLFVQNRRRLAALMSPRSLAVVHSNDILPTNADGTLPLKQSSDLFYLSGVDQEESILLLFPDADDPTQREILFLREPTPQVQLWEGRKLTREDARKATGIRNIQWLSAFPSLLHRLMCEAEGVYLNSNEHRRAVVEVQSRDARFIDECRRRHPLHQYLRLARLMHALRIEKSAAEMALLQRACDVTRAAVLRVLKFTRPGVMEFEVEAEFAHEFIRNRAGFAYNPIIATGANACALHYNDNSAPCRKGELLLLDVGACYANYNADMTRTIPVSGRFTPRQKKVYRAVLRVLRTAIDDLRPGRKIKEWQKNAEQHMEKELLDLGLITASDIRKQSPEQPAFKRYFMHGLGHPLGLDVHDVGFTTEPV
- a CDS encoding Gfo/Idh/MocA family oxidoreductase translates to MKSDSFDFEDSTMKRRQFLGAAVGGAAALGSDLSGLAQGAVAPVARRIPIGFLGAVHSHGLPKLRLASKSPDWEVVGVAEQDAATRMACEKLGVPLLNQAEVIERSEVITVESAVPDHARHALLALKAGRHVHVEKPPAETLEEMREMIRLAQQARRVFQPGYMWRNNPAFQKIFEAARAGWLGSIYSIRAHMSNAASPGQRREWGQFKGGSMFELGVHMLDPIARLLGKPVKVTPFLRTDHPVQDAFRDNNVAVLEFERGVAVLLNNSLQSSRLPVRSFEVLGTGGSASIRPIEPPVLEIDLAQAAGPYQAGPQSVPLPRYERYVDDLAELARAVRGERPLGVTLEEESLVQEVILMACGMAT